A stretch of Synechococcus sp. MIT S9220 DNA encodes these proteins:
- the yidD gene encoding membrane protein insertion efficiency factor YidD, which produces MREPRILSVGFLARFGEAFSQALAQLMIAAIGSYRSWFSPFFGPRCRFIPSCSAYGLEAIQRHGPWRGSWLTLRRICRCHPFTPCGCDPVPD; this is translated from the coding sequence ATGCGCGAACCACGCATCCTATCTGTCGGCTTCTTGGCGAGGTTTGGGGAGGCTTTCAGTCAGGCCCTGGCCCAGCTGATGATCGCGGCGATTGGCTCTTACCGCAGCTGGTTTTCGCCCTTCTTCGGCCCCCGTTGTCGCTTCATTCCCAGCTGCAGTGCCTACGGATTAGAAGCGATTCAGCGCCATGGCCCCTGGCGGGGTAGCTGGCTCACTCTGCGCCGGATCTGTCGCTGTCATCCCTTTACCCCTTGTGGCTGTGATCCAGTCCCCGATTGA
- a CDS encoding APC family permease produces the protein MSVPSFSRLLGRPLPRSSAKDERLPNLQALPILSSDALSSVAYATEAALGILILGGSAALRLSLPITVAIIALITIVVLSYRQAISAYPNGGGSYVVARDNLGRNVGLVAAAALLIDYTLTAAVSLMAGTQALSSLDPALLAYEVPIALFMLLLVGWANLRGVKEAGRVFSVPTYAFVVMIVLLTVAGLKDLTFHHGWTPDAPPLTAALQPIGLFLVLRAFSSGCSAMTGIEAIANGVQVFKEPAPVNARKTLLVMSVLLSVMFLAVSTMGFMYGVAPNPDITVLAQIGQRVFGDGSVLYWTLQISTLLILVLAANTAFSGFPRLAAMLAEDHCLPMQMKLLGDRLVYQNGISALVVITALIIVICRGDTTVAVNLYALGVFTAFTLSQLGLVCRWWKRRGEGWRGRMAMNALGSLTTFVVLLVIVVSKFDEGAWTVVIAIPLLVWGLALIRRRYREIFAALALDPDGSSLKLIPRDPPTGHHAIVWVASMMQPSFEALRYACSFADSVTAVMVVQKEEDAGQLSQLWDRYAGTDTGALELVLLDSPYSSLLDPFCDFVMEQEQRHPERTTTVVMPVAIPRDRLDVALLNQRARSLFEALSTDQSRVFSIVRYFVPRLASKAGTLPSGSMD, from the coding sequence GTGTCAGTTCCGTCCTTTTCACGTCTGCTGGGCCGTCCCCTGCCGCGTTCCAGTGCCAAGGATGAGCGACTTCCCAATCTTCAGGCGCTGCCCATCCTCTCCTCGGATGCTTTGTCATCCGTGGCCTATGCCACGGAAGCGGCGCTTGGAATTCTGATCCTGGGAGGCAGTGCCGCTTTGCGGCTGTCGCTGCCAATCACCGTGGCGATCATCGCCTTGATCACGATCGTGGTGCTGTCGTACCGGCAGGCGATCTCTGCCTATCCCAACGGTGGCGGTTCCTACGTGGTGGCTCGCGACAATCTCGGACGCAACGTGGGATTGGTAGCAGCCGCTGCGTTGCTGATCGACTACACCCTCACTGCAGCGGTCAGCTTGATGGCGGGCACCCAGGCGCTGTCGTCACTGGATCCAGCGTTGTTGGCCTATGAGGTCCCGATCGCTCTGTTCATGCTCCTGCTCGTGGGCTGGGCCAACCTGCGCGGGGTGAAGGAAGCGGGACGCGTGTTCTCGGTGCCCACCTATGCCTTCGTGGTGATGATTGTTCTGCTCACGGTGGCTGGGCTCAAGGACCTCACCTTCCATCATGGCTGGACTCCCGATGCTCCCCCGCTCACGGCTGCGCTGCAGCCAATCGGCTTATTTCTGGTGCTCCGGGCCTTCAGTTCCGGCTGTTCAGCGATGACCGGGATCGAAGCCATCGCTAATGGTGTGCAGGTTTTTAAGGAGCCTGCTCCCGTTAATGCCCGCAAAACCCTGCTGGTGATGAGTGTGTTGCTGTCGGTGATGTTCCTTGCGGTCAGCACCATGGGCTTCATGTATGGAGTCGCACCCAATCCCGACATCACCGTGTTGGCTCAGATCGGTCAGCGTGTGTTCGGCGACGGCAGCGTTCTGTACTGGACCCTGCAGATCTCAACACTGCTGATTCTGGTGCTGGCAGCGAATACGGCCTTCTCCGGCTTTCCACGTCTGGCGGCAATGCTGGCGGAAGACCACTGCTTGCCCATGCAGATGAAGCTGCTGGGTGATCGGCTCGTCTACCAGAACGGGATCAGTGCGCTGGTCGTGATTACGGCGCTGATCATCGTGATTTGCCGAGGTGACACCACCGTGGCGGTCAATCTGTATGCCCTTGGAGTGTTCACGGCCTTCACGTTGTCGCAGCTGGGCCTGGTCTGTCGCTGGTGGAAGCGGCGTGGAGAGGGCTGGCGCGGGCGAATGGCCATGAATGCGCTCGGATCGCTCACCACCTTTGTGGTCCTGCTGGTGATTGTGGTGAGCAAATTTGATGAGGGGGCCTGGACTGTGGTCATCGCCATTCCTCTGCTGGTCTGGGGACTGGCCTTGATCCGTCGCCGCTACCGGGAGATCTTCGCTGCCCTCGCTCTGGACCCTGATGGGTCGTCACTGAAGCTGATTCCCCGTGATCCACCCACCGGACACCACGCGATTGTCTGGGTCGCAAGCATGATGCAACCGTCGTTTGAGGCGCTGCGCTACGCCTGTTCATTCGCCGATTCGGTCACGGCGGTGATGGTGGTGCAGAAGGAAGAAGACGCCGGCCAGCTCAGCCAACTGTGGGATCGCTACGCCGGCACCGACACCGGTGCTCTTGAGCTGGTGCTGCTCGACAGCCCATACAGTTCGCTGTTGGATCCCTTCTGTGACTTCGTGATGGAGCAGGAGCAACGGCATCCCGAGCGCACCACCACGGTGGTGATGCCGGTGGCCATTCCCAGGGATCGACTGGATGTGGCTTTACTCAACCAAAGGGCTCGCAGCCTGTTCGAGGCACTCTCCACCGATCAGAGCCGCGTGTTCTCGATTGTGCGCTATTTCGTTCCCCGCTTGGCAAGCAAAGCAGGGACGTTGCCCTCAGGCAGCATGGATTAA
- a CDS encoding PLP-dependent transferase: MSSRDLLRDPCWQGSDLGHPLPDATHAVSVALPRWSDVIAYEEHDPACRGALRAVYPRFGQHPLVAQVAKLSLQVSDLAPSKGASSWPYPNLAAAEAALAHCRRTRPATETQLSVIGGLTCLIADPASTPAAKAFWQHTGLGASSRLAAITLGQEQNASGSAAENARLNVIGRLARIYGCEGDAISLHPSGMSALHRALQLISAIRPNRPVLQIGFPYVDVLKLPQVVFNGAELLLDDSADSVGDALERLEPSAVVVELPSNPLLRCIDLPTIARLANRRGIPVIADDTIGSGVNIDGLPHADLVFSSLTKSFAGRGDVLAGSLVLSPHSPWRDQLVASARFLQPLAELADVDVIALDQGSEDVVERVHQLNRNTLFLAEQLRDHPAVEKVFHPGECKNFKALQRPGAGHGCLLSFELKGGTPSAQKVYDALTVCKGPSLGTAFTLVCPYVLLAHYDELVWAKRCDVPSHLLRVSVGLEKQPDLWKRFLLALDSA; this comes from the coding sequence ATGAGTTCGCGCGACCTGCTGCGGGATCCCTGCTGGCAAGGCAGCGATCTCGGCCATCCCCTCCCTGATGCCACCCATGCCGTCTCGGTCGCCCTGCCTCGATGGAGCGATGTGATCGCCTACGAGGAACACGATCCCGCTTGCCGAGGAGCGTTACGGGCGGTGTATCCGCGATTTGGTCAGCATCCGCTGGTGGCACAGGTTGCGAAGCTTTCGCTGCAGGTCTCCGACCTCGCCCCCTCCAAGGGAGCAAGCAGCTGGCCGTATCCGAACCTCGCAGCGGCAGAAGCCGCTCTCGCCCACTGCCGCAGAACAAGGCCTGCGACAGAAACACAGCTCAGCGTGATCGGTGGACTGACCTGCCTGATTGCCGACCCAGCCAGCACTCCTGCCGCGAAGGCCTTCTGGCAGCACACTGGCCTTGGAGCCTCCTCCAGACTGGCTGCCATCACCCTTGGTCAGGAGCAGAACGCCAGCGGCTCCGCAGCTGAGAACGCCCGCCTCAATGTGATTGGGCGGCTGGCGCGGATCTATGGCTGCGAGGGAGATGCGATCAGCCTCCACCCCTCAGGCATGTCAGCTCTGCACCGAGCACTCCAACTGATCTCGGCCATTCGGCCCAACAGGCCCGTGCTGCAGATCGGTTTCCCCTATGTGGATGTGCTCAAGCTGCCCCAGGTGGTGTTCAACGGAGCCGAACTGCTGCTGGATGACAGTGCAGACAGTGTGGGTGACGCTCTCGAGCGCCTAGAGCCGTCGGCAGTGGTGGTGGAGCTGCCTAGCAATCCCCTGCTGCGCTGCATTGATCTGCCAACGATCGCCAGGCTTGCCAACCGGCGGGGGATCCCCGTGATCGCCGACGACACCATTGGATCTGGGGTCAATATCGACGGGTTGCCCCACGCCGATCTGGTCTTCAGCTCGCTCACCAAAAGCTTCGCCGGCCGTGGCGATGTTCTGGCCGGAAGTCTGGTGCTGAGTCCGCACTCCCCGTGGAGAGATCAGCTCGTTGCATCAGCTCGCTTCCTGCAACCGTTGGCGGAGCTTGCCGACGTGGATGTCATCGCCCTCGACCAGGGCAGTGAAGACGTGGTCGAACGGGTGCATCAGCTCAATCGCAACACGCTGTTTCTGGCTGAACAGCTGCGCGATCACCCCGCCGTGGAGAAGGTGTTCCATCCGGGTGAATGCAAGAACTTCAAGGCTCTGCAGCGGCCAGGTGCAGGCCATGGCTGCCTGCTGTCTTTTGAACTGAAAGGAGGAACCCCCTCCGCGCAGAAGGTCTACGACGCACTGACGGTCTGCAAGGGGCCAAGTCTCGGCACCGCCTTCACCCTGGTCTGCCCCTACGTGCTTCTTGCTCACTACGACGAGTTGGTTTGGGCGAAACGCTGCGATGTGCCATCCCATCTACTGCGCGTTTCCGTAGGACTTGAGAAGCAGCCGGATCTCTGGAAGCGGTTCCTGCTGGCTCTGGACTCGGCATAA
- the cysK gene encoding cysteine synthase A, with amino-acid sequence MSRVYADNSQAIGNTPLVRLNHVTKDCKATVLAKIEGRNPAYSVKCRIGANMIWDAEKRGELTEGKVIVEPTSGNTGVALAFTAAARGYKLVLTMPESMSIERRRVMAVLGAEIVLTEAAKGMPGAIAKAKEIAASDPGKYFMPGQFENPANPEIHEKTTGPEIWNDCEGAIDVLVAGVGTGGTITGVSRYIKNAKGKAIESVAVEPSHSPVITQTMNGEEVKPGPHKIQGIGAGFIPKNLDLSIVDKVEQVTNDESVEMALRLAKEEGLLVGISCGAAAAAAIRLAKQDAYAGKTIVVVLPDLAERYLSSVMFADVPTGIIEQPVTA; translated from the coding sequence ATGTCTCGCGTTTACGCCGATAACAGCCAGGCCATCGGTAATACCCCCCTGGTGCGTCTGAACCATGTCACCAAGGACTGCAAAGCCACCGTTCTCGCCAAGATCGAAGGCCGCAATCCCGCCTACAGCGTGAAGTGCCGCATTGGCGCGAACATGATCTGGGATGCCGAAAAGCGTGGTGAACTCACCGAAGGCAAGGTGATCGTTGAGCCCACATCAGGCAATACCGGGGTTGCTCTCGCCTTCACCGCCGCCGCTCGCGGTTACAAGCTCGTGCTCACGATGCCCGAGTCGATGTCGATCGAACGTCGCCGCGTGATGGCCGTTCTCGGCGCTGAAATCGTGCTCACCGAAGCCGCCAAAGGCATGCCTGGCGCCATCGCCAAAGCCAAGGAGATCGCTGCCAGCGACCCTGGCAAGTACTTCATGCCCGGGCAGTTTGAGAATCCCGCCAACCCGGAGATTCACGAAAAGACCACTGGCCCTGAGATCTGGAACGACTGCGAAGGCGCCATCGACGTTCTGGTGGCCGGCGTAGGCACCGGCGGCACCATCACTGGCGTGTCCCGTTACATCAAGAACGCCAAAGGCAAGGCGATTGAATCGGTTGCCGTGGAGCCCAGCCACAGCCCGGTGATCACCCAGACCATGAACGGCGAGGAAGTGAAGCCAGGTCCCCACAAGATCCAAGGGATCGGCGCTGGCTTCATTCCGAAGAACCTCGACCTCTCCATCGTCGACAAGGTGGAACAGGTCACCAACGACGAGTCCGTTGAGATGGCTCTTCGTCTGGCCAAGGAAGAGGGCCTGCTGGTGGGCATCTCCTGCGGAGCCGCAGCTGCCGCTGCCATTCGTCTGGCCAAACAAGATGCTTACGCCGGCAAGACCATCGTGGTTGTTCTCCCCGATCTGGCTGAGCGCTACCTCTCTTCAGTAATGTTCGCCGACGTTCCCACAGGGATCATCGAGCAACCCGTGACAGCCTGA
- a CDS encoding PLP-dependent aspartate aminotransferase family protein, which yields MQRPAATPADATRAIHHGESFADGTGTVMPPIYSTSTFAHGNAGGFDYTRSGNPNFRILEGVLASVEHCNHATVFGSGVSAITAIASGLSQGDLVLCEENLYGCTVRLFEQVFAKFGVRTEWVDFTSAEAVSSIAARKPAMVWLESPTNPLLKVIDLKQVCTAAAAIGVPVVVDNTFATALVQRPLQLGATLSLTSTTKYINGHSDALGGAVCTDDPAWHQRMVFAQKALGLQPSPFDCWLITRGIKTLPLRLKQQMANAAALADHLAHHDAVNWVRYPHRPDHPQHALAMQQMSSGGAIVTIGVEASRDQAYAMCKALQWFTMAESLGGVESLICHPATMTHASVSMEVKQKLGISDDLIRLSVGCEDAADLIADLDQALCLLR from the coding sequence TTGCAGCGCCCAGCAGCAACACCAGCCGATGCCACCCGGGCGATTCATCACGGGGAGAGCTTTGCGGACGGGACGGGCACCGTGATGCCGCCGATTTACTCCACATCGACGTTTGCTCATGGCAACGCCGGTGGTTTCGATTACACACGCTCTGGCAATCCCAACTTCCGCATCCTTGAGGGGGTGCTCGCTTCGGTTGAGCACTGCAACCATGCCACGGTGTTTGGCTCGGGAGTGAGCGCGATCACGGCGATTGCCTCAGGCCTCAGCCAAGGGGATCTTGTGCTCTGCGAGGAAAACCTTTACGGCTGCACGGTGAGGCTGTTTGAACAGGTGTTCGCCAAATTCGGGGTCCGCACCGAGTGGGTGGATTTCACATCAGCCGAGGCTGTCTCCAGCATCGCGGCTCGAAAGCCCGCCATGGTCTGGCTGGAGAGTCCCACCAACCCGCTGCTCAAGGTGATCGACCTCAAACAGGTCTGCACGGCAGCCGCGGCCATCGGTGTCCCCGTGGTGGTGGATAACACCTTCGCCACCGCCCTTGTGCAGCGGCCTCTGCAGCTTGGGGCCACCCTTTCACTGACCAGCACCACCAAATACATCAACGGACACTCCGATGCCCTTGGCGGTGCAGTCTGCACCGACGATCCGGCCTGGCACCAAAGAATGGTGTTTGCCCAGAAAGCCCTGGGCCTGCAGCCTTCACCATTCGATTGCTGGCTGATCACCCGCGGCATCAAGACCCTGCCTCTGCGGCTCAAACAACAGATGGCCAACGCCGCCGCTTTGGCTGATCACCTCGCTCACCACGACGCTGTGAACTGGGTGCGCTATCCCCATCGCCCGGATCACCCCCAACACGCGCTGGCCATGCAGCAGATGAGTAGTGGTGGTGCCATCGTCACGATTGGAGTCGAAGCCAGCCGCGACCAGGCTTATGCCATGTGTAAGGCGCTGCAGTGGTTCACCATGGCCGAAAGCCTCGGAGGCGTGGAAAGCCTGATCTGCCACCCGGCCACAATGACTCACGCTTCTGTGTCTATGGAGGTGAAACAGAAACTGGGTATCAGCGATGACCTGATCCGTCTGTCCGTGGGCTGTGAAGACGCCGCGGATCTGATCGCGGATCTCGATCAGGCACTTTGCTTGCTCCGATGA
- the queA gene encoding tRNA preQ1(34) S-adenosylmethionine ribosyltransferase-isomerase QueA produces MVDPRDLQLSSYDYRLPEERIAQAPVEPRHAARLLMAPPMNRPVTELMHRQVWDWQDELRSGDLLVVNDTRVLRARLRVRRSGGGLAELLVLEPRGEGRWLCLARPGKKLKPGDQVWLEALEQEPIPLQVLTADGASGGRIIQFPAAFVDAAAIETLLERYGEVPLPPYITRHDESDQERYQTRYASRPGAVAAPTAGLHLSDELLKAIRGRGVQLATVTLHVGLGTFRPVETEDLTDLSLHSEWVEVTPELVAAVVACRQRGGRVIAVGTTSVRALEGAAAAGGGSLQPLRGPVDLVIQPGFRFQVVQGLLTNFHLPKSSLLLLVSALIGRSRLLELYGIAIQEAYRFYSFGDAMWIAPDAVLPGVTLPVDG; encoded by the coding sequence GTGGTGGATCCAAGGGATCTTCAGCTCAGCTCCTACGACTACCGCCTGCCTGAAGAGCGCATCGCGCAGGCACCCGTGGAGCCTCGCCATGCAGCACGACTGCTGATGGCTCCCCCCATGAACCGACCCGTGACGGAGCTGATGCATCGTCAGGTGTGGGATTGGCAGGATGAGCTCCGTTCTGGCGACCTGCTGGTGGTCAACGACACCCGGGTTCTGCGGGCGCGCCTGAGGGTGCGGCGTTCCGGTGGTGGCCTGGCGGAGCTGCTGGTGCTCGAGCCCCGCGGCGAAGGCCGCTGGCTCTGTCTGGCCAGACCCGGCAAGAAATTGAAGCCTGGCGATCAGGTTTGGCTTGAAGCCCTTGAGCAGGAGCCCATCCCTCTGCAGGTGTTGACCGCAGATGGCGCCAGTGGCGGTCGCATCATTCAATTCCCAGCTGCTTTCGTCGATGCTGCAGCGATCGAAACCCTGCTGGAGCGTTATGGCGAAGTGCCGTTACCGCCTTACATCACGCGTCACGATGAGTCGGATCAGGAGCGTTATCAAACTCGCTACGCCTCCAGGCCAGGAGCGGTTGCTGCACCAACCGCGGGCTTGCACCTCAGTGATGAGCTTCTCAAGGCGATCCGCGGCCGCGGCGTTCAACTGGCCACGGTGACGTTGCACGTTGGGTTAGGCACATTCCGACCTGTGGAGACTGAAGATCTCACGGATCTGAGTTTGCACAGCGAATGGGTGGAGGTCACTCCTGAGCTGGTGGCTGCTGTCGTCGCTTGCCGGCAGCGTGGAGGCCGTGTGATTGCTGTGGGCACCACCAGTGTGCGGGCTCTGGAGGGAGCTGCTGCGGCAGGGGGCGGCAGCCTGCAACCTCTGCGGGGACCTGTTGATTTGGTGATCCAGCCCGGCTTTCGTTTCCAAGTGGTGCAGGGTCTGCTGACCAACTTTCATTTGCCCAAGAGCTCGCTACTGCTTCTGGTCAGCGCTCTGATCGGACGCAGCAGGTTGCTTGAGCTGTATGGGATCGCCATTCAGGAGGCCTATCGCTTCTATTCCTTCGGTGATGCGATGTGGATCGCTCCGGATGCCGTGCTTCCGGGCGTGACGCTGCCAGTGGATGGCTGA
- the rpsD gene encoding 30S ribosomal protein S4: protein MSRYRGPRLRITRRLGDLPGLTRKAAKRSYPPGQHGQARRKRSEYAIRLEEKQKLRFNYGVSERQLVRYVKKARAQEGSTGTNLLKLLENRLDNVCFRLGFGPTVPGARQLVNHGHVTVNGRVTDIASYQCKAGDLIAVRERKGSKKLAEGNLEFPGLANVPPHLELDKAKLSAKVISKCEREWVALEINELLVVEYYSRKV, encoded by the coding sequence ATGTCTCGTTACCGCGGCCCTCGCCTGAGGATCACGCGGCGCTTGGGAGACCTCCCTGGTCTCACCCGGAAGGCCGCAAAGCGGTCCTATCCACCCGGTCAGCACGGCCAAGCCCGTCGCAAGCGCTCTGAATACGCAATCCGCCTTGAGGAGAAGCAAAAGCTTCGCTTCAACTACGGCGTCTCTGAACGCCAACTCGTGCGCTACGTGAAAAAAGCGCGCGCACAGGAGGGTTCCACAGGAACCAACCTGCTCAAACTTCTCGAGAACCGTCTCGACAACGTCTGCTTCCGTCTCGGATTTGGCCCCACAGTGCCTGGCGCCCGCCAGCTGGTGAACCATGGCCATGTCACCGTGAACGGCCGCGTCACCGACATTGCCAGCTACCAGTGCAAAGCCGGTGATCTGATCGCCGTTCGCGAGCGCAAGGGCAGCAAAAAACTGGCTGAAGGCAACCTGGAATTCCCTGGTCTCGCCAACGTGCCGCCCCACCTGGAGCTCGACAAGGCAAAACTCAGCGCCAAAGTGATCAGCAAGTGCGAACGCGAATGGGTCGCACTTGAGATCAATGAACTGCTGGTTGTGGAGTACTACTCCCGCAAGGTCTGA